Proteins encoded together in one Deinococcus irradiatisoli window:
- a CDS encoding AAA family ATPase, giving the protein MSLKQIDLSATLRKIDFLVPDLIPLGYITFLGAREGVGKTTISTALAWQMTRPAGRGTFLGRSVPSGPVIYLNTDAADGESRPVRYWLEQHKNIYPDGDMSRVTVLESTGAGLTPEEFGELLNMAREMNALCVIVDSFMGTFPTLDGNRLDQAMRPMLALRDFAAQTGAAVIVTDHLPKRGANEKEGDRGIMGSTGKSAQARAVHLLTRVPPKEVEGRDVLRWEVRKNSFAPSCHVLGIEVERLEDEEGRASGVYLHPCELPAEEEGRDTRSDRAKAAVIALLTERAGQTVTHAELLAAAINGGNVKERTAQQAVRESLGALGNLVEEVREARRGSPRSYCYSAVPAFEREEVLTP; this is encoded by the coding sequence ATGAGTCTCAAGCAGATCGACTTATCAGCGACCCTGCGGAAGATCGACTTCTTGGTGCCGGACCTGATTCCGCTGGGCTACATCACGTTTCTCGGTGCACGGGAGGGCGTCGGGAAAACCACGATCAGCACCGCCCTGGCCTGGCAGATGACCCGGCCGGCCGGGCGCGGTACCTTCCTGGGCCGCTCAGTGCCCAGCGGACCGGTGATCTACCTCAACACAGATGCGGCGGACGGCGAGTCCAGGCCGGTACGCTACTGGCTCGAGCAGCACAAGAACATCTACCCAGACGGCGACATGAGCCGAGTGACGGTGCTGGAGAGTACCGGCGCGGGCCTGACACCGGAGGAGTTTGGGGAACTACTGAACATGGCGCGGGAAATGAACGCTCTTTGCGTGATCGTGGATAGCTTCATGGGTACCTTCCCTACCCTGGACGGCAACCGGCTAGATCAGGCCATGCGGCCCATGCTGGCCCTGCGCGACTTCGCTGCCCAGACCGGCGCGGCGGTGATCGTGACTGACCACCTCCCCAAGCGGGGAGCAAACGAGAAGGAAGGTGATCGGGGCATTATGGGCAGCACTGGGAAGAGCGCCCAGGCGCGCGCGGTGCACCTGTTGACTCGCGTTCCGCCCAAAGAAGTCGAAGGCCGAGACGTGCTGCGCTGGGAAGTCCGGAAGAACAGCTTTGCTCCTTCCTGTCACGTGCTGGGCATCGAGGTCGAGCGCCTAGAGGACGAAGAAGGCCGGGCGTCAGGCGTCTATCTGCACCCGTGCGAGTTGCCCGCCGAGGAAGAGGGTAGGGACACTCGCAGCGACCGCGCCAAGGCGGCCGTAATCGCCCTGCTGACCGAGCGCGCTGGGCAGACCGTGACGCATGCCGAACTTCTGGCGGCTGCCATCAACGGCGGCAACGTCAAGGAACGCACCGCACAACAGGCGGTGCGGGAGTCGCTGGGGGCACTCGGCAATCTGGTTGAAGAAGTCAGGGAAGCCAGGCGCGGCTCACCGCGTTCCTACTGCTACTCGGCTGTTCCTGCCTTCGAACGTGAAGAAGTATTGACCCCTTAG